The following are encoded in a window of Streptomyces sp. Go-475 genomic DNA:
- a CDS encoding aspartate/glutamate racemase family protein: protein MRIVVTNCNTTQEMTEEIVRGARAAAGPGTTVTGLTPAWGPESAEGWLDSYLSAAAVLDTLRTYDGPPYDAVVMAGFGEHGREGVRELVDVPVVDITEAAAHLACLLGRRYGVVTTLERSRGQIEDSLETAGVARNCAAVVGTGLNVLDLGDDERTETAFLAAAERACAAGAEVLVLGCAGMTGLQRVVGEKLGLPVVDGVAAAVKLAESLVALGLTTSRVGSYAEPLPKRRVWRRPDSSGS from the coding sequence GTGCGGATCGTCGTCACCAACTGCAACACCACGCAGGAGATGACCGAGGAGATCGTACGAGGTGCCCGGGCCGCCGCAGGCCCGGGCACCACCGTGACCGGACTGACCCCCGCCTGGGGGCCCGAGTCCGCCGAGGGCTGGCTCGACAGCTACCTGTCCGCCGCGGCCGTCCTCGACACGCTGCGGACGTATGACGGACCGCCCTACGACGCCGTGGTCATGGCCGGTTTCGGGGAGCACGGGCGGGAAGGCGTACGGGAGCTGGTCGACGTCCCGGTCGTCGACATCACCGAGGCCGCGGCGCACCTCGCCTGCCTCCTCGGCCGCCGCTACGGCGTCGTCACCACGCTGGAGCGGTCCCGCGGACAGATCGAGGACAGCCTGGAGACGGCCGGAGTCGCCCGGAACTGCGCCGCGGTCGTCGGCACGGGCCTGAACGTGCTCGACCTCGGCGACGACGAGCGCACCGAGACGGCGTTCCTGGCCGCCGCCGAACGGGCCTGCGCGGCCGGGGCGGAGGTCCTGGTGCTGGGCTGCGCCGGTATGACCGGGCTGCAGCGGGTGGTCGGCGAGAAACTGGGCCTGCCGGTCGTCGACGGGGTCGCCGCGGCGGTCAAACTGGCGGAGTCGCTGGTGGCGCTGGGGCTGACGACCAGCCGGGTGGGGAGCTACGCCGAGCCGCTGCCGAAACGGAGGGTGTGGAGGAGGCCGGACAGCAGCGGCTCATGA
- a CDS encoding NCS1 family nucleobase:cation symporter-1 has translation MSLADRAPATGAPAFVPDPRLTNEDLAPAKKRNWKVFDLFAMWMSDVHNLGNYTFAAGLLFLGMNVWQIFTSLLVGFVIIYIGMNWMGKIGQRHGVPFPVVSRIAFGIWGANIPALIRAVIAIMWYGIQTYLASVAVNVMLLAAWPGLESWTHNSFLGLDALGWVSFVALWLVQAAIISRGMESVRKFQDFCGPAIWLVMIALAVWILAKAGWTISLTSTPHPVSVGEQWRQWFGAIGLVLATYGTLMLNFCDFSRFAPDYKSVRRGNFWGLPINSTAFVIVSVIVTAGAFEVFGKEITDPAYLVAEIGNTWVLVLGALTFAIATMGVNIVANFVSPAYDLANVWPQKITFKIGGMISTVAALLVTPWNLFSNPTVVNYFLGGLGAFLGPLFGVIMVDYYWVKRGRVNVDELFDATPGSRYHYRKGFNPKALWAFLPAAGVAAVLALVKTFSDVAPYSWFIGTALAAGLYAALCRPERATAEV, from the coding sequence GTGTCCCTCGCCGACCGCGCCCCCGCCACCGGCGCCCCCGCGTTCGTCCCCGATCCCCGGCTCACCAACGAAGACCTCGCCCCCGCGAAGAAGCGCAACTGGAAGGTCTTCGACCTCTTCGCCATGTGGATGTCCGACGTCCACAACCTCGGCAACTACACCTTCGCCGCCGGTCTGCTGTTCCTGGGCATGAACGTCTGGCAGATCTTCACGTCCCTGCTCGTCGGGTTCGTGATCATCTACATCGGCATGAACTGGATGGGGAAGATCGGCCAGCGCCACGGCGTGCCCTTCCCGGTGGTCAGCCGGATCGCCTTCGGCATCTGGGGCGCCAACATCCCGGCGCTGATCAGGGCCGTGATCGCCATCATGTGGTACGGCATCCAGACCTACCTCGCCTCCGTCGCCGTCAACGTGATGCTGCTCGCGGCCTGGCCCGGCCTGGAGTCCTGGACGCACAACTCCTTCCTCGGCCTGGACGCGCTCGGCTGGGTCTCCTTCGTCGCGCTCTGGCTGGTGCAGGCGGCGATCATCAGCCGCGGCATGGAGTCGGTCCGCAAGTTCCAGGACTTCTGCGGCCCGGCGATCTGGCTCGTGATGATCGCGCTGGCCGTGTGGATCCTCGCCAAGGCCGGCTGGACGATCTCCCTCACCTCCACCCCGCACCCGGTCTCCGTCGGCGAGCAGTGGCGCCAGTGGTTCGGCGCGATCGGCCTGGTCCTCGCCACCTACGGCACCCTGATGCTCAACTTCTGCGACTTCTCCCGCTTCGCCCCCGACTACAAGTCGGTCCGGCGCGGCAACTTCTGGGGCCTGCCCATCAACTCCACGGCCTTCGTGATCGTGTCCGTCATCGTCACCGCGGGCGCCTTCGAGGTCTTCGGCAAGGAGATCACCGACCCGGCCTACCTGGTCGCCGAGATCGGCAACACCTGGGTGCTCGTGCTGGGCGCGCTGACCTTCGCCATCGCCACCATGGGCGTCAACATCGTCGCCAACTTCGTCTCGCCGGCGTACGACCTCGCCAACGTCTGGCCGCAGAAGATCACGTTCAAGATCGGTGGCATGATCAGCACGGTCGCGGCGCTGCTCGTCACCCCCTGGAACCTCTTCTCCAACCCGACCGTCGTCAACTACTTCCTCGGCGGACTCGGCGCCTTCCTCGGCCCGCTGTTCGGCGTGATCATGGTCGACTACTACTGGGTCAAGCGCGGCCGTGTGAACGTCGACGAACTGTTCGACGCCACGCCCGGCTCCCGCTACCACTACCGCAAGGGCTTCAACCCCAAGGCGCTGTGGGCGTTCCTGCCCGCGGCCGGTGTCGCCGCCGTGCTCGCGCTGGTGAAGACCTTCAGCGACGTCGCCCCGTACTCCTGGTTCATCGGCACGGCGCTCGCCGCCGGGCTGTACGCGGCGCTGTGCCGCCCCGAGCGCGCCACCGCGGAGGTCTGA
- a CDS encoding GntR family transcriptional regulator, giving the protein MGSMTKIEPLGAVRERVTAALRQEIIAGSLLPGDRLVERELAERFGVSRVPVREAIRALVAEGFVHFETPRRTVVRRLTPTDVKELFELREALEVYAAGLAAARATAEDLAEVQELLDRAAAATEAGDAETITDVNSRLHDRIVAMAGNSLLTEALEPVAGRLRWMTRRNEEWPQLLVEHRELYEAIASGDPERARAHALTHVRTNYRSTVRHLFGDEAL; this is encoded by the coding sequence ATGGGCTCCATGACGAAGATCGAACCCCTCGGAGCGGTACGCGAACGCGTCACGGCCGCACTGCGCCAGGAGATCATCGCGGGCAGCCTGCTCCCCGGCGACCGCCTGGTCGAACGGGAGCTGGCGGAGCGTTTCGGTGTCTCGCGCGTACCGGTCCGGGAGGCGATCCGGGCGCTCGTCGCCGAGGGCTTCGTCCACTTCGAGACCCCCCGCCGCACGGTCGTACGCCGTCTCACCCCGACCGACGTCAAGGAACTGTTCGAGCTGCGTGAGGCGCTGGAGGTCTACGCCGCCGGACTCGCCGCGGCCCGCGCGACCGCCGAGGACCTGGCCGAGGTCCAGGAACTCCTCGACCGCGCGGCGGCCGCCACCGAGGCCGGGGACGCCGAGACCATCACGGACGTCAACAGCCGCCTGCACGACCGCATCGTGGCGATGGCCGGCAACAGCCTGCTGACCGAGGCCCTGGAACCGGTCGCCGGCCGCCTGCGCTGGATGACCCGGCGCAACGAGGAGTGGCCCCAGCTCCTGGTCGAGCACCGCGAGTTGTACGAGGCGATCGCCTCGGGCGACCCGGAGCGGGCCCGCGCGCACGCGCTGACGCACGTGCGCACCAACTACCGCTCCACCGTGCGGCACCTGTTCGGGGACGAGGCCCTCTAG
- a CDS encoding uracil-DNA glycosylase, with translation MDASGLPLLDRRIADCRACPRLVSWREEVARAKRAAFADWTYWGRPVPGFGPADARLLIVGLAPAAHGGNRTGRMFTGDRSGDVLYEALYDVGLASQPTAVHAHDGLELYGVRVTSPVHCAPPANKPTPEERDTCRPWLVQELRLLRPTLRAVVVLGGFGWQAALPAFAEAGWPVPRPRPAFAHGARYLLDGLELFGCFHVSQRNTFTGRLTPTMLRDVLRTAARAAGLSPADDRP, from the coding sequence ATGGACGCCAGCGGTCTTCCCCTCCTCGACCGGCGCATCGCCGACTGCCGGGCCTGCCCGCGGCTGGTCTCCTGGCGTGAGGAGGTGGCCCGGGCCAAGCGGGCCGCCTTCGCGGACTGGACGTACTGGGGCCGGCCGGTGCCCGGCTTCGGGCCGGCGGACGCCCGGCTGCTGATCGTGGGGCTGGCGCCCGCGGCCCACGGCGGCAACCGCACCGGCCGGATGTTCACCGGCGACCGCTCGGGGGACGTGCTGTACGAGGCGCTGTACGACGTCGGCCTCGCCTCCCAGCCCACCGCCGTGCACGCCCACGACGGTCTGGAGCTGTACGGCGTGCGCGTCACCTCGCCCGTGCACTGCGCCCCGCCCGCCAACAAGCCCACCCCCGAGGAGCGGGACACCTGCCGCCCCTGGCTCGTGCAGGAACTGCGGCTGCTGCGCCCGACACTGCGCGCTGTCGTGGTGCTCGGCGGCTTCGGCTGGCAGGCCGCGCTGCCCGCGTTCGCCGAGGCGGGCTGGCCCGTGCCCCGGCCCCGGCCCGCCTTCGCCCACGGGGCCCGCTACCTCCTGGACGGCCTGGAACTCTTCGGCTGCTTCCACGTCAGCCAGCGCAACACCTTCACCGGCCGGCTCACCCCTACGATGCTGCGCGACGTGCTGCGCACGGCGGCGCGGGCGGCGGGGCTCAGCCCTGCCGACGACAGGCCCTAG
- a CDS encoding MFS transporter, producing MTDPMTDPMTDRETESAGIRTARRRYVTVCALLWLPPGLGLASMVLLLGERGMSLAAVAGLFAAHSLTVAALELPTGGLSDVLGRRPVLAMSGVLNAVACVLVGLGTTVWVLTVGMVLMGVARALASGTAEAWYVDTVHACSGPDAELRTGLARGGSATSAALAAGLLLGGALPWLLGLGPDLGAQWSRATSGSVLPLSVPMLLGAAVRVVFVGYVLAALREPARPPATLRSVLRGVPVTVLGGLRLGGRDALVRRVLLTAAAVGSALGTIELLIPGRTVALTGATDSGAMVYAALACGGFVCLGVGSHLAPLTARVAGGGERAVLVSLVAGASGLLLLGVTASGTHPATTVLAVAGFGLVYLGIGAAGPNENDLLHRRVPSAGRATALSVQSLAQQLFGALVGLLVGALRPGPLPWLLTSVVLLAGALLWRGRAGARTTESAPAPTVE from the coding sequence ATGACCGACCCCATGACCGACCCCATGACCGACCGCGAGACCGAGTCGGCCGGGATCCGGACCGCTCGCCGCCGTTACGTCACCGTCTGCGCGCTCCTCTGGCTGCCGCCGGGCCTGGGCCTGGCCTCGATGGTGCTGCTGTTGGGCGAGCGCGGCATGTCCCTGGCCGCCGTCGCGGGGCTCTTCGCGGCCCACTCCCTGACCGTGGCCGCGCTGGAACTGCCCACGGGCGGGCTCTCCGACGTCCTCGGGCGCCGACCGGTCCTGGCCATGTCAGGTGTGCTCAACGCGGTCGCCTGCGTCCTGGTCGGACTCGGCACCACCGTCTGGGTGCTCACCGTCGGCATGGTGCTGATGGGCGTGGCCCGCGCCCTGGCCAGTGGTACGGCCGAGGCCTGGTACGTCGACACCGTCCATGCCTGTTCCGGCCCCGACGCCGAACTGCGCACGGGCCTGGCCCGGGGCGGCTCCGCGACCTCCGCGGCGCTCGCGGCCGGCCTCCTGCTCGGCGGCGCCCTGCCCTGGCTGCTCGGCCTGGGCCCCGACCTCGGCGCGCAATGGAGCCGGGCGACATCCGGGTCGGTGCTGCCGCTGTCCGTCCCCATGCTGCTGGGAGCCGCGGTCAGGGTGGTCTTCGTCGGCTACGTACTGGCCGCCCTGCGCGAGCCGGCGCGACCGCCCGCCACCCTGCGTTCCGTACTGCGCGGCGTCCCCGTCACGGTCCTGGGCGGGCTGCGGCTGGGAGGACGGGACGCGCTGGTCCGCCGGGTCCTGCTCACCGCCGCGGCCGTCGGCAGCGCCCTGGGCACCATCGAACTGCTCATACCGGGCCGTACCGTGGCGCTGACCGGGGCGACCGACTCCGGGGCGATGGTCTACGCCGCACTCGCCTGCGGGGGCTTCGTCTGCCTCGGCGTCGGCAGCCACCTCGCACCCCTCACCGCGCGGGTCGCGGGCGGCGGCGAGCGAGCCGTGCTGGTCTCGCTCGTGGCCGGGGCGAGCGGGCTGCTGCTGCTCGGCGTCACCGCCTCCGGCACGCACCCGGCGACCACGGTCCTCGCGGTCGCCGGCTTCGGCCTGGTCTACCTCGGTATCGGTGCGGCGGGCCCGAACGAGAACGACCTGCTGCACCGACGCGTCCCCAGCGCGGGCCGCGCCACCGCGCTGTCCGTCCAGTCCCTCGCCCAGCAACTGTTCGGCGCGCTCGTCGGCCTGCTCGTCGGGGCGCTCCGGCCGGGCCCGCTGCCCTGGCTGCTGACGAGCGTCGTGCTGCTGGCCGGGGCCCTGCTCTGGCGCGGTCGCGCCGGGGCACGGACGACCGAGTCCGCGCCTGCGCCTACGGTGGAGTGA
- a CDS encoding winged helix-turn-helix domain-containing protein encodes MDSDEHQRVLDPERDTAALKALTHPLRIRLLGLLRQDGPATASELAARTGESSASTSYHLRVLAKYAFIAEAEHRDGRERRWRALHTVTSWSNETMESSAAGRAFVSLARRRQIEHLESALARHEADMAAGRFGQEWVEPSGISDLLPRLTAGSLTELWETIDRKLEELTARDADDPRAAHVVLLTAGLPLAPRERNDSTGERNDSTGQRDDSTRGRNDGTRGRKDSTGAPNDGTADGTAREATP; translated from the coding sequence ATGGACAGCGACGAGCACCAGCGCGTACTCGACCCCGAGCGCGACACCGCCGCACTGAAGGCCCTCACCCACCCCCTGCGCATCCGGCTGCTCGGGCTGCTGCGGCAGGACGGGCCGGCCACGGCCAGCGAACTCGCCGCGCGGACGGGGGAGTCGTCGGCGTCGACCAGTTACCACCTGCGGGTGCTGGCGAAGTACGCCTTCATCGCGGAGGCCGAGCACCGGGACGGGCGGGAGCGGCGCTGGCGGGCGCTGCACACCGTGACCTCCTGGAGCAACGAGACGATGGAGTCCTCGGCGGCGGGCCGGGCCTTCGTCAGCCTGGCGCGGCGGCGGCAGATCGAGCACCTGGAGTCGGCCCTCGCCCGGCACGAGGCGGACATGGCCGCCGGGCGGTTCGGTCAGGAGTGGGTGGAGCCGTCCGGGATCAGTGACCTGTTGCCCCGGCTGACGGCCGGGTCGCTCACCGAACTCTGGGAGACGATCGACCGGAAGCTGGAGGAACTGACCGCCCGGGACGCGGACGACCCGCGCGCCGCACACGTCGTACTCCTCACCGCCGGCCTGCCCCTCGCCCCGCGCGAACGGAACGACAGCACGGGCGAACGGAACGACAGCACAGGCCAACGGGACGACAGCACGCGCGGACGGAACGACGGCACGCGCGGACGGAAAGACAGCACGGGCGCACCGAACGACGGCACTGCGGACGGCACGGCCCGCGAGGCCACCCCATGA